The segment AGCAATTACACACGCGGACGATTCATGCAATGTAAATTGAAATAAAGAAAAGCTCGCCGCAAAACTGTGACGAGCTTTTCTCATGAAGCTACGCAATATGCCTAGCAACGAAAGTTAAACTAAAATTATTTAACTTCTACTGTAGCGCCAACTTCTTCAAGTTTAGCTTTAACAGCTTCAGCGTCATCTTTAGATACGCCTTCTTTAAGAGCTTTAGGAGCGTTGTCAACAACCTCTTTAGCTTCTTTTAGACCTAAACCAGTGATTTCACGAACCACTTTGATTACTTTAATTTTTTCTGCGCCAGCTGCTGTTAAGATAACGTCAAACTCAGTTTTCTCTTCTGCTGCTGCTGCACCGCCAGCTACTACAGCTACTGGAGCTGCTGCTGTTACACCGAATTCTTCTTCGATTGCTTTTACTAAATCGTTTAATTCTAGAACTGTCATAGCTTTGATAGCTTCTAAGATTTGCTCATTGTTCATTTTAATTTCCTCCTATGGA is part of the Solibacillus sp. FSL K6-1523 genome and harbors:
- the rplL gene encoding 50S ribosomal protein L7/L12 encodes the protein MNNEQILEAIKAMTVLELNDLVKAIEEEFGVTAAAPVAVVAGGAAAAEEKTEFDVILTAAGAEKIKVIKVVREITGLGLKEAKEVVDNAPKALKEGVSKDDAEAVKAKLEEVGATVEVK